The following coding sequences are from one Paenibacillus tundrae window:
- the rpsA gene encoding 30S ribosomal protein S1 has protein sequence MSEEIKNQEATQDELDQFVSLKKGDTVKGTIVKLEDNQAYVSIGYKYDGVIPIRELSSLHVDSASDAVEVGQEVEAKVLTIDDEKEKLVLSKRAIDSENAWDQLQKHFEDQDVFEVVVADVVKGGLVADVGVRGFIPASMVERHFVEDFSDYKGRTLRVKVKEIDRENNKVILSQKDVLEQEFEANKAEVMAGLQEGQVIEGTVQRLTQFGAFVDVGGVDGLVHVSELAWTHVEKPSDILSEGDKVNVKVLKVDPEKGKISLSMKAVQPGPWETAGDKFNASDIVTGVVKRLVDFGAFVEIAPGVEGLVHISQISHKHIGTPHEVLKEGQEVQVKILDMNPAEQRVSLSIKETEEAPAQAPKAERPARNNAPREEINNPNVSLSNQGMSTTLGELFGDKLSKFK, from the coding sequence ATGTCGGAAGAAATTAAAAATCAAGAAGCAACCCAAGATGAGTTGGATCAATTCGTTTCCTTGAAAAAGGGAGATACCGTAAAAGGAACCATCGTCAAATTGGAAGATAACCAAGCTTATGTAAGCATTGGATATAAATATGACGGTGTTATTCCAATTCGTGAATTGTCCTCTTTGCATGTAGACAGCGCGTCTGATGCAGTTGAAGTTGGGCAAGAAGTTGAGGCAAAAGTCCTCACGATTGACGACGAGAAAGAAAAACTCGTTCTGTCTAAGCGTGCAATCGACAGCGAAAACGCTTGGGATCAATTGCAAAAGCATTTTGAAGACCAAGACGTATTCGAAGTTGTTGTAGCTGATGTAGTTAAAGGCGGTTTGGTTGCAGACGTGGGCGTGCGTGGATTCATTCCAGCATCCATGGTTGAGCGCCACTTCGTTGAAGACTTCAGCGACTACAAAGGCCGCACATTGCGTGTTAAAGTGAAAGAGATCGACCGTGAAAACAATAAAGTGATCCTTTCCCAAAAAGACGTATTGGAGCAAGAATTCGAAGCAAACAAAGCTGAAGTTATGGCTGGTTTGCAAGAAGGTCAAGTTATCGAAGGTACAGTTCAACGCTTGACACAATTCGGTGCATTTGTTGATGTAGGCGGAGTTGATGGCTTGGTTCACGTATCCGAGCTTGCTTGGACTCACGTTGAAAAACCATCTGACATTCTGTCCGAAGGTGACAAAGTTAACGTGAAAGTGCTCAAAGTTGATCCTGAAAAAGGTAAAATCAGCCTGAGCATGAAAGCTGTTCAACCAGGTCCTTGGGAAACAGCTGGCGACAAATTTAATGCTAGCGATATCGTAACAGGTGTTGTAAAACGTTTGGTTGACTTCGGTGCATTCGTTGAAATCGCTCCTGGCGTTGAGGGACTTGTGCACATCTCACAAATCTCCCACAAACACATCGGCACTCCACATGAAGTGTTGAAAGAAGGTCAAGAAGTTCAAGTGAAAATCTTGGACATGAACCCTGCTGAACAACGTGTAAGCTTGAGCATCAAAGAAACAGAAGAAGCTCCAGCTCAAGCACCTAAAGCAGAAAGACCTGCTAGAAACAATGCTCCACGTGAAGAAATCAACAACCCTAACGTTTCCCTGAGCAATCAAGGTATGAGCACTACGCTTGGTGAACTGTTTGGCGACAAACTCAGCAAATTCAAATAA
- a CDS encoding lysophospholipid acyltransferase family protein yields MIYTFCSTLLRIIYTILFRLEAVGRENIPQEGGVLLCSNHISNFDPPTVGIKIRRQVRFMAKSELFDIPVFGRIIKAVGAFPVKRGGVSKESIKTSLNILRGGEVLGIFPSGSRHNDGGIGKKGAASFALRSGATVIPTAIIGNYKLFRKMKVVYGAPVNLDEFKEDPSGDALERATEKIMSKINEMVKTGVPSK; encoded by the coding sequence ATGATTTACACATTTTGCAGCACTTTACTGCGGATCATCTACACCATTCTTTTCCGTCTTGAAGCAGTTGGTCGGGAGAATATCCCGCAAGAAGGCGGCGTACTTTTATGTTCCAATCATATCAGTAACTTTGATCCACCAACGGTGGGAATCAAGATTCGTCGTCAGGTTCGTTTCATGGCCAAAAGCGAATTGTTTGATATTCCCGTATTCGGCCGTATTATCAAGGCTGTAGGAGCCTTTCCCGTTAAGCGGGGAGGCGTAAGCAAGGAATCCATCAAAACCTCACTCAATATTTTGCGTGGTGGTGAAGTGTTAGGGATTTTCCCTTCGGGAAGTCGCCACAATGATGGTGGAATTGGTAAAAAAGGTGCAGCGAGCTTTGCTCTTCGAAGTGGTGCTACTGTAATCCCTACTGCTATTATCGGCAACTACAAGCTTTTTCGTAAGATGAAAGTGGTGTATGGTGCACCAGTGAATTTGGACGAGTTCAAGGAAGACCCTTCGGGTGATGCGCTCGAGAGAGCAACTGAGAAGATTATGTCCAAAATCAATGAAATGGTTAAAACAGGCGTACCGAGTAAATAA
- the cmk gene encoding (d)CMP kinase, with protein sequence MASQNTSENGKMNVAIDGPAGAGKSTVARLVAEALAYIYVDTGAMYRAVTLHMIRNEIKPENVTEVLQEAQKLVIDLQPDPDGQKVFCNGEDVTSEIRSREVTGIVSRYAQIEGLRTQLVDTQRQMALRKGVVMDGRDIGTTVLPDAEVKIFMTASVEERALRRFKELDPSEGLTLEQLERDIATRDKLDEEREISPLRCAEDATVLDTTEMSIHEVVDKIVSYCTMVRGEIGL encoded by the coding sequence TTGGCAAGCCAGAACACATCAGAGAACGGGAAAATGAACGTCGCAATTGACGGTCCTGCCGGTGCCGGGAAAAGCACGGTGGCTCGATTAGTTGCAGAGGCGCTCGCGTACATTTACGTTGACACTGGCGCGATGTACCGTGCGGTAACTCTTCACATGATTCGGAATGAAATAAAGCCGGAGAATGTAACAGAGGTGCTTCAGGAAGCCCAGAAGCTGGTCATTGATTTACAACCGGATCCCGACGGACAGAAAGTGTTCTGTAATGGGGAAGATGTAACCTCGGAAATCCGCTCCCGTGAAGTAACGGGAATCGTGTCACGATATGCGCAAATCGAGGGGCTGCGTACACAATTAGTGGATACTCAGCGGCAAATGGCTTTGCGCAAGGGCGTCGTTATGGATGGACGCGATATCGGAACGACAGTATTGCCCGATGCGGAAGTGAAAATCTTCATGACTGCCAGTGTGGAAGAGCGTGCACTTCGCCGCTTCAAAGAACTGGATCCCTCTGAAGGACTGACGTTGGAGCAACTAGAGCGAGACATTGCCACCCGTGATAAATTGGATGAAGAGAGGGAGATTTCCCCACTTCGGTGTGCAGAGGACGCCACTGTTCTTGACACAACTGAGATGAGCATCCATGAAGTGGTTGACAAAATCGTATCTTATTGCACAATGGTCAGAGGAGAGATCGGTCTATGA
- a CDS encoding flagellar brake protein, whose product MYPKINEILFIQIASADEKEAIKEYKSRIADVEDNSFLIEVPMQQGSSRLKRLFFGEELSIYYITEDGVRHYFNTYVTGFEEDVVRLVRIRKPLPDEISKIQRRSFLRVHANLELAIQAEDLTRAVALTEDIGGGGLSIYGEPNFSLIEGQKLNCWLLVPYRNSAIEHVAFEAEVVRIKELETGRQLCMLKFVQITDSERQKIIKFCFERQLDYRTK is encoded by the coding sequence TTGTATCCCAAAATAAACGAAATCCTATTCATTCAAATAGCCTCAGCAGATGAAAAAGAAGCGATCAAAGAATACAAATCCCGTATTGCTGATGTGGAAGATAACAGTTTTCTGATTGAAGTTCCAATGCAGCAAGGAAGCAGCAGACTGAAAAGACTCTTTTTTGGTGAGGAATTATCGATTTATTATATTACGGAAGATGGCGTCCGGCATTATTTTAATACGTATGTTACTGGTTTTGAAGAAGATGTCGTTCGACTTGTCCGTATTCGCAAACCGTTACCAGATGAAATTTCCAAAATTCAGCGCCGAAGCTTCTTACGTGTTCACGCAAATCTTGAATTAGCCATTCAAGCTGAAGATCTGACGAGAGCAGTAGCTCTGACTGAGGATATTGGTGGTGGTGGGTTATCCATCTACGGGGAACCTAACTTCTCGCTGATTGAAGGCCAAAAGTTGAATTGTTGGTTACTCGTTCCTTACCGTAACTCTGCAATAGAACATGTTGCTTTTGAGGCAGAGGTTGTGCGGATCAAGGAATTAGAGACGGGTAGACAGCTCTGTATGCTGAAATTTGTGCAAATCACGGATTCTGAGCGGCAGAAGATCATTAAATTTTGTTTCGAGCGCCAACTCGATTATCGCACCAAATAA
- the ypeB gene encoding germination protein YpeB encodes MYKRLSSVMFPIVAVLLIGALVWGYQENQEKNAILIKAENQYQRAFHDLSFHMDKLHSEIGNTLAVHTSSLGMHRKGLMNVWRLTSEAQNEISQLPLTMLPFHETDDFLSRISNFAYKASMRDLTNEPLSEKELGNLKQLYQNSSEITKNLKEVQQKVLSDRLRWMDAETAMAAQGKVNDNTIVDGFRSVNEKVQQYPELDWGPSVSSMYTKRTVKKLDGIPMTKEQIQHKAAKFSNQSVGNIQVQENGKGTEWESFTASVGQANDSKLMMDFTRNGGMLISYSDTRQIGTKKVSRNEVMAKADQFLSDKGYKNMKAVNYDEYGNLANLTYVRKQGDTLIYPEKISVRAGLDTGEVTGFQASDFVNEHKDKRNIPKARLTAEQARKKLNPDFEENYVRKSLIENEFSKEVLCYEFGGRINGTRYRIYINADTGMEEAVEEIKPVNATS; translated from the coding sequence ATGTATAAACGTTTAAGTTCAGTCATGTTTCCGATCGTCGCAGTCCTGTTGATCGGTGCTCTCGTTTGGGGTTACCAAGAGAACCAGGAGAAAAACGCGATTCTAATTAAAGCGGAGAATCAATATCAACGAGCTTTTCACGATCTATCTTTTCATATGGATAAGTTGCATTCCGAGATTGGTAACACCCTTGCTGTTCACACAAGCTCACTCGGCATGCATCGTAAAGGTCTGATGAACGTGTGGCGACTTACCAGTGAGGCTCAAAATGAGATTAGTCAGTTGCCTCTGACCATGCTACCTTTCCATGAAACTGATGATTTTCTGTCGCGAATCTCTAACTTTGCCTATAAGGCATCGATGCGAGATCTAACGAATGAACCTCTGAGTGAAAAAGAACTGGGCAACCTGAAGCAGCTGTACCAAAATTCATCTGAAATTACGAAGAACTTAAAAGAAGTGCAGCAAAAAGTTCTATCGGATCGTCTGCGGTGGATGGATGCAGAAACGGCTATGGCAGCCCAAGGTAAAGTCAATGACAATACGATTGTAGATGGATTCCGGTCTGTCAACGAAAAGGTACAACAGTACCCTGAATTGGACTGGGGGCCGTCGGTTTCTAGTATGTACACCAAGCGAACAGTGAAGAAGCTAGACGGTATTCCGATGACCAAAGAACAGATTCAGCATAAAGCTGCTAAGTTCTCCAATCAATCGGTTGGTAATATCCAAGTACAAGAGAACGGTAAGGGTACTGAATGGGAATCATTTACTGCGTCTGTCGGACAGGCGAATGACAGTAAACTCATGATGGATTTCACACGTAATGGTGGAATGCTGATCTCGTATAGCGACACTCGTCAGATTGGAACAAAGAAAGTTTCACGTAATGAGGTTATGGCTAAAGCGGATCAATTCTTGTCCGACAAAGGTTATAAAAATATGAAAGCTGTCAATTACGATGAGTATGGGAACTTGGCGAACCTGACCTATGTGCGCAAGCAAGGCGATACCTTGATTTATCCTGAGAAAATTTCTGTTCGTGCTGGCTTGGATACAGGTGAAGTAACAGGTTTTCAAGCAAGTGACTTTGTCAACGAACATAAAGATAAACGCAACATTCCAAAAGCGCGTCTTACAGCTGAGCAAGCCCGGAAGAAATTGAATCCTGATTTTGAAGAGAATTATGTCCGTAAATCACTTATTGAGAATGAATTCAGTAAGGAAGTGTTGTGTTACGAATTCGGTGGACGGATCAATGGAACCCGATATCGAATCTACATTAATGCGGACACAGGCATGGAAGAAGCTGTTGAGGAAATAAAACCAGTGAATGCGACTTCGTAG
- the prsW gene encoding glutamic-type intramembrane protease PrsW, translating into MLLFSVLAAAVAPGLALLTYFYLKDRYDSEPLHMVLRVFVMGVLMVLPIMIIQRGMTIWLGDNPYLEAIVISGGVEEFIKWFVIYHIIYNHTEFDEPYDGILYSVAVSLGFATVENVLYAFAGNASVSAMFLRALLPVSGHAMFAVIMGYYMGRAKFTDGKKKRWYLMLSLILPFFWHALYDVIMNTMVNHWLWFIAPLMAGLWYGAIGKITRANNRSPFRFVKREEEVKL; encoded by the coding sequence GTGCTTTTGTTCTCGGTATTAGCGGCAGCAGTAGCTCCGGGTCTCGCCTTGTTAACATACTTTTATCTGAAAGACCGTTATGATTCTGAGCCACTTCACATGGTGCTGAGAGTGTTCGTGATGGGGGTCTTAATGGTGTTACCTATCATGATCATTCAACGTGGCATGACGATTTGGCTCGGAGACAATCCTTATCTTGAAGCCATTGTAATCTCTGGTGGTGTTGAAGAATTTATCAAATGGTTTGTGATTTATCACATCATTTATAATCACACCGAATTTGATGAACCCTATGATGGGATATTGTATTCAGTAGCGGTATCGCTCGGATTTGCAACTGTTGAGAATGTGTTGTATGCCTTTGCGGGGAATGCCTCAGTCTCAGCGATGTTTCTCCGTGCACTGCTCCCTGTTTCAGGTCATGCGATGTTTGCAGTGATTATGGGATACTATATGGGGCGGGCTAAGTTTACCGATGGTAAGAAAAAGCGTTGGTATCTCATGTTATCCTTGATCTTGCCGTTTTTCTGGCATGCACTCTACGATGTGATTATGAACACGATGGTTAATCACTGGCTATGGTTTATCGCACCGCTCATGGCGGGATTGTGGTATGGTGCAATCGGGAAAATTACACGAGCCAATAATCGTTCTCCATTTCGTTTTGTGAAGCGAGAGGAAGAGGTTAAATTATAG
- a CDS encoding genetic competence negative regulator: MKIERLSHDKIRIFLTFDDLSERGIQKEDMWQEIPKVHELFTEMMDQAYSELGFDATGPLAVEVFALPAQGMVVIVTRGKYDPQQYGSGNEDDLPEEVYEMEVTLEQSDTIVYAFKDFEVLIEAAHMLRQHVTNAGTLYSYKNKWFLHLEPDDVDSTKHAALIALLAEFGEGSSVTPAVMEEYGKVIIPEQAIEVICTHFKRQD, encoded by the coding sequence ATGAAAATAGAACGATTAAGTCACGATAAGATACGGATTTTCCTGACCTTTGACGATCTGAGCGAGCGCGGAATACAAAAAGAAGATATGTGGCAGGAAATACCTAAAGTTCATGAACTGTTCACTGAAATGATGGATCAGGCTTATTCCGAACTTGGGTTTGATGCCACAGGTCCACTTGCTGTCGAAGTATTCGCACTTCCCGCTCAAGGTATGGTTGTCATTGTTACCCGTGGGAAATATGATCCGCAACAATATGGCTCAGGCAATGAGGATGATCTTCCTGAGGAAGTATATGAGATGGAAGTTACGCTCGAACAAAGCGATACCATCGTTTACGCCTTCAAAGATTTCGAGGTGCTCATTGAAGCAGCGCATATGCTGCGTCAACATGTCACTAATGCCGGAACACTGTATTCATATAAAAACAAATGGTTCCTGCACTTGGAGCCCGATGATGTTGATTCCACCAAACATGCAGCATTGATCGCATTGCTCGCTGAATTTGGTGAGGGATCATCCGTTACACCGGCAGTGATGGAAGAGTACGGGAAAGTAATCATTCCTGAACAAGCCATAGAGGTTATCTGTACGCATTTCAAACGTCAAGATTAA
- a CDS encoding polysaccharide deacetylase family protein: MFRLTATCLIATCLLLTACGNETETVPQNPNNTSSPTVDTTVNSNETEDTDQVNNPDKSTPSEPSSSQTAHEETSDTIQNAESESIQEEIPKMYHMNKNYFIKPNDDSVEKKVVLLTFDDGPKEEGMINQLIDTLDKHDAKAIFFVNGYRVQNNPDLLKLIHERGQIIGNHAWDHEDLKKMSDADAARQVESVQDIVKETIGITPQFFRPPFGSGSDALKAVVDKNDMLYMTWSNGSLDWDKSTKDRPDKVIQNVLDQLNPGSNILMHELPWTVEALDGLLIKLKEKGYSFVDPRSIELKVR, translated from the coding sequence ATGTTCAGACTTACCGCGACATGTTTAATCGCCACTTGTTTGCTTCTGACAGCTTGTGGAAACGAAACAGAAACGGTTCCTCAAAACCCTAATAATACGTCTAGCCCAACCGTTGATACGACCGTCAACTCCAATGAAACCGAAGATACAGATCAAGTTAACAATCCGGATAAGTCTACACCTTCGGAGCCTTCTTCTTCGCAAACTGCACATGAAGAAACTTCCGATACCATACAGAATGCTGAATCAGAATCGATACAAGAAGAAATTCCAAAAATGTATCATATGAATAAAAATTATTTCATTAAGCCCAATGACGATTCCGTTGAGAAAAAGGTGGTCTTGTTGACATTTGACGACGGTCCCAAAGAAGAAGGCATGATTAACCAATTAATCGACACGTTGGATAAACACGATGCAAAAGCAATTTTCTTCGTTAATGGTTATCGAGTCCAAAACAATCCAGACTTACTCAAGCTCATCCATGAACGAGGTCAAATCATAGGTAATCACGCATGGGATCATGAAGATCTCAAAAAAATGTCCGATGCCGATGCTGCGAGACAGGTGGAATCTGTACAAGACATCGTTAAAGAAACGATTGGCATAACGCCTCAATTTTTCCGTCCACCCTTCGGTTCTGGAAGTGACGCACTTAAAGCGGTGGTCGATAAAAATGATATGCTTTACATGACTTGGTCTAACGGATCACTTGATTGGGATAAAAGTACGAAGGATCGACCGGATAAAGTAATTCAAAATGTATTAGATCAACTGAACCCTGGGAGCAACATATTAATGCATGAGCTGCCATGGACAGTTGAAGCTTTAGATGGGCTACTCATTAAACTCAAAGAGAAAGGTTACTCCTTTGTAGATCCTCGCTCCATCGAACTGAAAGTGCGTTAA